From a region of the Fischerella sp. JS2 genome:
- a CDS encoding DUF1824 family protein → MSSRNQTNLTVAEAKKVLNKFNCVDIAPQVKPSEKSLIREALLFIAKLSDYQILGICAETEEEGMLAMKTYSLALGYEPPSNLPHIDGPVYIKLNGKNGVCHIDSYFGHHRGVLVSCQSYSSEGINEMYGHLPLDLFV, encoded by the coding sequence ATGTCAAGCAGAAATCAAACTAATTTAACTGTTGCCGAAGCCAAAAAAGTTCTCAATAAATTTAACTGTGTAGACATAGCACCACAAGTCAAACCATCCGAAAAATCATTAATTCGTGAGGCTTTACTTTTCATTGCTAAATTATCTGATTATCAAATTTTAGGGATTTGTGCTGAAACTGAAGAAGAAGGAATGCTAGCAATGAAAACTTATTCCCTCGCTTTAGGATATGAACCACCAAGTAATCTACCTCATATTGATGGGCCTGTTTATATCAAATTGAATGGCAAAAATGGCGTATGCCATATTGATTCTTATTTTGGACATCATCGCGGGGTATTGGTATCTTGTCAATCTTATTCTTCAGAGGGAATTAATGAGATGTACGGTCATTTACCCTTGGATTTATTTGTTTAA
- a CDS encoding mechanosensitive ion channel family protein — MNILIILGEVLFLIVIFLLFNWLIGIIFQQVAKVSWLQGRTANITFLRRSISRILILTSVVLCLALVGINGMVIYRGGNIQEFQLNLIRSLPTQFWVNLFTASLKTVSLLMLVKLSIPVLHRGIDQVCNYAKKIDQIKANDESIEAFFRVLKRIISHTLWISSAILCAKFLYLPEIIPKYIYILLKIYITISVGLLIVKAVATIVDTLDALSLKYSSSNNLLSLYEHLRHLIPLFKKCLEYVLYVGIVNLVVPEIEPIAWISSYTPIIVQIIGVFFISNVLVEVVYFILDEFYLKTTDVNDSQQQKRLTLIPLMRSFAKYFVYFTAGVTILKLIGIDPAPILAGAGIVGIAVGLGAQNLINDVVCGFLILFENYYLVGDYIEVGKLEERSIEGIVEAIELRTTHVRHPDGQLQIIRNGDIGSIINYSKQYIYARVELSVSYDSNLDHVYRVVEKVGQQLKADEQDVLEPTRVAGIEHFGENNLLLLTLTKVKPGKHLHIQRLLRKILKDAFNQEEIEICGFSKN, encoded by the coding sequence ATGAATATACTTATTATTCTAGGCGAAGTACTATTTTTAATAGTTATTTTCTTACTATTTAATTGGTTGATAGGCATAATTTTTCAGCAAGTTGCTAAAGTATCTTGGCTACAAGGAAGAACTGCAAATATCACCTTCCTGCGCCGGAGTATCAGCAGAATTTTAATTCTGACTTCTGTAGTGCTATGTCTGGCGTTGGTTGGTATAAATGGGATGGTAATTTATCGAGGTGGAAACATTCAGGAATTTCAACTTAATCTTATTCGCAGTCTTCCTACTCAGTTTTGGGTCAATCTCTTCACAGCGAGTTTGAAAACTGTGAGTTTGCTAATGCTAGTTAAACTTAGCATACCAGTCTTACATAGAGGTATAGATCAGGTTTGCAACTATGCTAAGAAGATTGATCAAATCAAGGCTAATGATGAGAGCATCGAGGCTTTTTTTAGAGTCTTAAAAAGAATTATTTCTCATACTTTATGGATATCTTCTGCTATTCTATGTGCTAAATTTCTCTATTTACCAGAAATTATTCCAAAATACATTTACATTCTTTTAAAAATATATATTACTATCTCAGTTGGATTACTTATTGTCAAAGCTGTTGCTACTATTGTTGATACGCTCGATGCCCTAAGCCTTAAATACTCTAGTTCTAATAATCTACTGAGTTTATACGAACATTTACGCCACTTAATTCCATTGTTCAAAAAATGTTTAGAATACGTCCTCTATGTTGGGATCGTAAACCTTGTTGTTCCAGAAATAGAACCTATTGCTTGGATAAGTTCTTATACCCCTATAATTGTGCAGATTATTGGGGTTTTCTTTATTAGCAACGTTTTAGTTGAAGTCGTTTACTTCATTCTTGATGAGTTCTACTTAAAAACTACAGATGTTAATGACTCACAGCAACAGAAACGGCTGACACTGATTCCCTTAATGCGGAGTTTTGCCAAATATTTTGTTTACTTTACTGCTGGAGTAACTATACTCAAGCTGATTGGCATTGATCCTGCACCTATCTTAGCAGGTGCAGGAATTGTGGGTATAGCGGTTGGTCTTGGGGCACAAAACCTGATTAATGATGTCGTTTGCGGATTTCTGATTTTGTTTGAAAACTATTACTTAGTAGGTGATTATATTGAAGTTGGGAAATTAGAAGAGAGAAGTATTGAGGGGATTGTAGAGGCGATCGAACTACGAACCACTCACGTCCGCCATCCTGATGGACAATTGCAGATTATTCGTAATGGAGATATTGGATCAATTATCAACTACTCCAAGCAGTATATATATGCAAGGGTGGAACTTAGCGTTTCCTACGACTCCAATTTAGATCATGTGTACAGGGTAGTTGAAAAGGTAGGACAACAGTTAAAGGCGGACGAACAGGATGTTTTAGAACCCACGCGAGTAGCTGGAATAGAGCATTTTGGGGAAAATAATCTATTGCTGCTGACACTGACAAAAGTCAAGCCTGGAAAACACCTTCATATTCAGCGTCTTCTCCGCAAGATATTGAAGGATGCTTTTAACCAAGAAGAAATTGAAATTTGCGGTTTTTCCAAAAATTGA
- a CDS encoding TenA family transcriptional regulator — protein MTITCTKLLLTHSQIWHAATIHPFLQQCKLGTIKTQQFNTWLVQDYLFVVEFTRMLAKVLASAPPHHFELILGGLAALQDELSWFKKKAAERQLNLNTKKQPICTKYCEYMHSLGTKPYPVQATALWAIELAYNQGWQLPGEMPAPYNEFANRWVNPGFTEYVKLLEQQADEVLETATNDIQQQAEEAFVKVAKFEQDFWQMAFNAT, from the coding sequence ATGACAATCACTTGCACCAAACTATTACTAACTCATTCTCAAATTTGGCACGCTGCTACTATACATCCTTTCCTACAACAATGTAAATTAGGCACAATTAAAACCCAGCAATTTAACACATGGCTAGTGCAAGATTACCTGTTTGTTGTTGAGTTTACGCGCATGTTAGCAAAAGTATTAGCCAGCGCACCACCACATCATTTTGAACTCATACTAGGTGGATTAGCAGCATTGCAAGACGAACTGAGTTGGTTTAAAAAAAAAGCAGCAGAAAGACAACTGAATCTTAATACAAAAAAACAACCAATCTGTACAAAATACTGTGAATACATGCATAGCCTTGGAACCAAACCTTACCCAGTACAAGCAACTGCACTTTGGGCAATAGAATTAGCCTATAATCAAGGTTGGCAACTGCCTGGTGAAATGCCAGCACCCTACAATGAATTTGCAAACAGATGGGTAAATCCTGGTTTTACAGAATATGTAAAACTTTTAGAACAACAAGCTGATGAAGTATTAGAAACTGCCACAAATGATATTCAACAACAAGCCGAAGAAGCTTTCGTCAAAGTAGCCAAATTTGAACAAGATTTTTGGCAAATGGCCTTTAACGCAACCTAA
- a CDS encoding class I SAM-dependent methyltransferase, producing the protein MHHQRKYSFLFFILLALVIFWSCLFQPINLAIATTTSSSVYEQRQLHHPDGIGKYYMGREIAKVMRHTGAAWLERPSRETEEKPSKIVDALNLKYTDVVADIGAGTGYLSFRIAPKVPQGKVLAVDIQPEMLDIINFFKQELNVTNIEPVLATSTNPNLPPASVDLALMVDAYHEFEYPQEVMQAIVKALKPGGRVVLVEYRGENPFIMIKGLHKMTQKQVKKEMQAVGLVWRETKNLLPQQHLMVFGKG; encoded by the coding sequence ATGCATCATCAAAGAAAGTATAGTTTTTTATTTTTTATACTCCTGGCTTTAGTAATATTTTGGAGTTGCTTATTTCAGCCTATAAATCTAGCGATCGCAACAACAACATCTTCTTCTGTTTACGAACAACGGCAATTACATCATCCAGATGGTATCGGTAAGTACTACATGGGTAGGGAAATCGCTAAAGTCATGAGACATACAGGTGCGGCTTGGTTAGAACGTCCTAGTCGTGAGACAGAAGAAAAGCCGAGTAAAATAGTAGACGCTCTCAACCTGAAATATACTGATGTAGTTGCCGATATTGGCGCGGGTACAGGTTACTTGAGTTTTCGCATTGCTCCTAAAGTACCACAGGGAAAAGTGCTAGCTGTAGATATTCAGCCAGAGATGTTGGATATTATTAACTTTTTTAAGCAAGAGCTAAATGTGACCAATATTGAACCAGTATTAGCAACTTCTACAAATCCCAACTTACCACCCGCAAGTGTTGATTTAGCTTTGATGGTAGATGCGTATCACGAATTTGAATATCCACAGGAAGTGATGCAAGCTATTGTGAAAGCGTTGAAACCTGGTGGTAGGGTGGTGTTAGTTGAATACCGGGGTGAAAATCCTTTTATTATGATTAAAGGCTTGCATAAAATGACTCAAAAGCAGGTGAAAAAAGAAATGCAAGCTGTTGGTTTGGTGTGGCGGGAGACTAAAAATTTGTTACCGCAACAGCATTTGATGGTGTTTGGGAAGGGATGA
- the ccmS gene encoding beta-carboxysome assembly chaperone CcmS, with product MMFGTTQPESPNNQWRRQLDQFVKAHQQELAALAWGLWLENGDTQGTIGIDLQPQPRFVYCPKDAIKKLNENVENRLQEILGIIEHYQPEVEVVMVGIAKDQIKLIHYEPQPAPPECFAEVGKDVDSLLDMLEQGLGEELQGVMR from the coding sequence ATGATGTTCGGTACTACCCAACCAGAATCACCCAACAACCAATGGCGTCGCCAACTAGATCAATTTGTCAAAGCACATCAGCAAGAATTAGCAGCACTAGCTTGGGGTTTGTGGTTAGAAAATGGTGACACTCAGGGTACTATCGGTATTGATTTACAGCCTCAACCGCGTTTTGTGTATTGTCCCAAAGATGCGATCAAAAAATTAAATGAGAATGTTGAAAATAGACTTCAGGAAATTTTGGGAATTATAGAGCATTATCAACCAGAAGTTGAAGTTGTCATGGTTGGTATTGCTAAAGATCAAATCAAGCTGATCCATTATGAGCCACAACCAGCACCACCAGAATGTTTTGCTGAAGTTGGAAAAGATGTGGATAGTTTATTGGATATGTTGGAACAGGGTTTAGGTGAAGAATTGCAAGGGGTGATGAGGTGA
- a CDS encoding ABC-F family ATP-binding cassette domain-containing protein, whose amino-acid sequence MSIITLQSVQKDFGIKEILRDASFSLDANDKVGLIGTNGSGKSTLLKMIAGLESIDAGEILVNSGTKIIYLPQQPDLDENHTVLEQVFADSGENMALVREYEEISDKLAHYPEDNQLMSRLSAVMQRMDATGAWELETNAKIILSKLGITDFNATVGTLSGGYRKRIALATALLSEPDLLLMDEPTNHLDANSVEWLQSYLQRYRGALLLITHDRYFLDRVTNRIIEIDRGDIYTYAGNYSYYLEKKAEAEESAVSSQRKFQGVLRRELEWLKRGPKARSTKQKARIDRIRNMQATEFKQAQGKVDIATASRRIGKKVIELNNISKGYGDAFGNPFDVRTLIKDFTYEFSPEDRIGIIGGNGSGKSTLMDMITGRVEPDAGSVDIGATIHIGYFDQHSEELLTALNENQRVIDYIKEEGEHLKIADGTKITASQMLERFLFPGNQQYAPIHKLSGGEKRRLFLLRVLISAPNVLILDEPTNDLDVQTLAVLEEYLEDFNGCVIVVSHDRYFLDRTVDTIFALEEGGVIRQYPGNYSVYLDYKKAEEEKQQATVNTKEKPKNQQTQATETQPKEPAKKKRLSTWERREFEQLEDKIAQLEAEKAEAEKAMVNVPAGNYTQVQKLYEQVEALKQAIDQATERWLELAEIES is encoded by the coding sequence ATGAGTATTATTACACTACAATCAGTTCAAAAAGATTTTGGTATTAAAGAAATTCTTAGAGATGCCAGTTTTAGTTTAGATGCTAATGATAAAGTCGGATTAATTGGCACTAATGGTTCTGGTAAATCAACTCTATTAAAAATGATTGCCGGATTAGAATCGATTGATGCAGGTGAAATTTTAGTTAATTCTGGTACAAAGATTATTTATTTACCCCAACAGCCAGATTTAGATGAAAATCACACTGTTTTAGAGCAAGTTTTTGCTGATAGTGGTGAAAATATGGCTTTGGTGCGTGAGTATGAAGAAATATCTGATAAGTTGGCTCACTATCCAGAAGATAATCAGCTAATGTCCCGGCTTTCGGCGGTGATGCAGCGTATGGATGCGACTGGTGCTTGGGAGTTGGAAACCAACGCTAAAATTATTCTTTCTAAGTTAGGAATTACGGATTTTAATGCTACTGTTGGGACTTTATCTGGAGGCTATCGTAAGCGTATTGCTTTAGCAACTGCTTTGCTATCAGAACCAGATTTGTTATTGATGGATGAACCAACAAACCATCTAGATGCAAATTCGGTGGAGTGGTTACAAAGTTATTTGCAGCGTTATCGTGGCGCGCTTTTATTGATAACTCACGATCGCTATTTTTTGGATCGCGTCACGAACCGGATTATTGAGATAGATAGAGGTGATATTTACACCTATGCTGGCAACTATTCATACTACCTGGAAAAGAAAGCCGAGGCTGAAGAAAGCGCTGTCAGTAGTCAGCGTAAGTTTCAAGGAGTATTGCGACGGGAGTTGGAATGGTTGAAAAGGGGACCAAAAGCTAGAAGTACGAAGCAAAAAGCCAGAATAGATCGCATTCGTAATATGCAAGCAACGGAGTTTAAACAAGCTCAAGGTAAAGTTGATATTGCTACAGCCAGCCGTCGCATTGGTAAAAAAGTGATTGAACTAAATAATATCTCTAAAGGATATGGCGATGCCTTCGGCAACCCCTTCGATGTACGCACTTTGATTAAAGATTTTACCTACGAATTTAGTCCTGAAGATCGGATTGGCATTATTGGTGGTAACGGTTCGGGTAAATCTACCTTAATGGATATGATCACTGGGCGGGTAGAGCCAGATGCAGGTAGCGTAGATATTGGTGCAACGATTCACATTGGCTATTTTGACCAGCATTCTGAAGAATTGCTGACTGCTTTGAACGAAAATCAGCGCGTGATTGATTATATCAAGGAAGAAGGGGAACACCTCAAAATAGCCGATGGTACTAAAATCACAGCTTCCCAAATGTTGGAGAGATTTCTATTTCCGGGGAATCAGCAGTACGCACCTATTCATAAACTTTCTGGTGGGGAAAAACGGCGGTTGTTCTTATTGCGTGTGTTGATCAGTGCGCCGAATGTTTTGATTTTAGATGAACCGACTAATGATTTAGATGTCCAGACTTTGGCGGTACTAGAAGAATATCTAGAAGATTTTAACGGTTGTGTAATTGTGGTATCTCATGATCGCTATTTTCTGGATCGCACTGTCGATACAATTTTTGCTTTGGAAGAAGGGGGAGTGATTCGCCAGTATCCTGGTAATTACTCAGTCTACCTCGATTACAAAAAAGCCGAAGAAGAAAAGCAACAAGCAACTGTCAATACCAAGGAAAAGCCAAAAAATCAACAGACACAGGCAACAGAGACTCAACCTAAAGAACCAGCCAAGAAAAAGCGTTTATCAACTTGGGAAAGGCGGGAGTTTGAGCAGTTGGAAGATAAAATTGCTCAATTAGAAGCCGAGAAAGCAGAAGCAGAAAAGGCTATGGTGAATGTTCCCGCAGGGAATTATACGCAGGTGCAAAAGTTGTATGAACAGGTGGAAGCACTGAAGCAAGCGATTGATCAGGCGACAGAACGGTGGTTAGAATTAGCGGAGATAGAGTCTTAG
- a CDS encoding prohibitin family protein — protein sequence MKNQQFGSWQNIVVGVAIAILVILALNSFIIINPGEAGVLSILGKARDGALLEGIHLKPPFISRVDVYDVTVQKYEIPAQSATKDLQELSAKFAINFRIDPQQVVEIRRKQGSLENIVAKIIAPQTQESFKIAAARRTVEESITRRNELKDDFDTALGQRLEKYGIIVLDTSVIDLTFSPEFARAVEEKQIAEQRAQRAVYIAQEAEQEAQAEINRAKGKSEAQRLLAETLKAPGGQLVLQKEAIEAWKNGGAQMPKVLLIGKDSQSSVPFLFNVSNIQD from the coding sequence TTGAAAAATCAGCAATTTGGTAGTTGGCAAAATATAGTAGTAGGGGTTGCAATAGCAATACTGGTGATCCTGGCCCTGAATTCCTTTATCATTATTAATCCAGGTGAGGCAGGAGTCCTAAGTATATTGGGGAAAGCCAGAGATGGAGCCTTGCTTGAAGGTATTCATCTCAAACCACCATTCATATCTAGAGTAGATGTATACGATGTGACGGTGCAAAAATATGAAATTCCTGCTCAAAGTGCCACCAAAGATTTGCAAGAACTATCAGCTAAATTTGCGATCAATTTCCGTATTGATCCCCAACAAGTAGTTGAAATTAGAAGAAAACAGGGAAGCTTAGAAAATATTGTCGCCAAAATCATTGCTCCTCAAACTCAAGAATCATTCAAAATCGCAGCTGCGAGGAGAACAGTAGAAGAGTCTATCACCAGAAGAAATGAACTTAAGGATGATTTTGACACTGCATTAGGTCAACGCTTAGAAAAATATGGAATAATAGTCTTGGATACTAGCGTAATTGACTTGACTTTTTCTCCAGAATTTGCCAGAGCAGTAGAGGAAAAACAAATTGCTGAACAAAGAGCGCAAAGAGCTGTTTACATAGCACAAGAAGCCGAACAAGAAGCACAGGCAGAAATTAATCGCGCTAAAGGGAAATCAGAAGCTCAAAGACTTTTGGCGGAAACTTTAAAAGCTCCAGGAGGGCAATTAGTTTTGCAAAAAGAAGCAATTGAAGCTTGGAAGAACGGCGGCGCTCAAATGCCAAAAGTTCTGTTAATTGGTAAAGACTCACAAAGTAGTGTTCCCTTCCTTTTCAATGTGAGTAACATACAAGATTAA
- a CDS encoding ABC transporter ATP-binding protein → MTTVLKSHQVPKRRRGSAHPLKRLLKYAEQYRQQIWLASICSILNKLFDLAPPALIGIAVDVVVKQQDSIIARLGVKDIFGQFFILSALTVIIWILESIFEYSFARLWRNLAQNIQHDLRLDAYKNLQNLELEYFEERSTGGLMSILSDDINQLERFLDVGANDIIQVAVTVIIIGGAFFILAPSVAWMAMLPIPFILWGTFAYQDVLAPRYANVREKVGLLNSRLANNLSGITTIKSFTAEDYEISRLAIESEAYRRSNTKAIQLSAAYVPLIRMLILVGFTALLYFGGLAAVNGLISVGTYSVLVFLIQRLLWPLTRLGDTFDQYQRAMASTNRVMDLLDTPIAIHPGDVALPVEKVRGEVTFKNVTFNYQDRQAVIKNLSLTIPAGKTIAIVGSTGSGKSTLVKLLLRFYEVQSGTITLDGIDIQKLQLRDLRRCIGLVSQDVFLFHGTVAENIAYGTFNATEAEIITAAKVAEAHDFIIRLPHGYETIVGERGQKLSGGQRQRIAIARAILKNPPILILDEATSAVDNETEAAIQRSLERITVNRTTIAIAHRLSTIRNADRIYVMEYGQFIESGTHEELLEQNGVYASLWRVQSGLK, encoded by the coding sequence GTGACTACAGTATTGAAATCTCATCAAGTGCCTAAAAGACGCAGGGGTTCAGCACATCCCCTCAAACGCCTGCTAAAATACGCAGAGCAGTATCGCCAACAAATTTGGCTGGCTAGTATTTGTTCTATTCTTAATAAGCTGTTTGACTTAGCACCACCAGCGTTAATTGGTATTGCAGTAGATGTGGTAGTCAAGCAGCAAGATTCTATCATTGCACGGTTGGGAGTCAAGGATATTTTTGGACAATTTTTCATTCTATCTGCCCTAACTGTGATTATTTGGATTTTAGAATCGATTTTTGAGTACTCTTTTGCTAGACTTTGGCGCAATCTAGCACAGAATATTCAGCATGATTTGCGTTTAGATGCTTACAAAAATTTACAAAATTTGGAACTAGAATATTTTGAAGAACGCAGCACTGGTGGTTTAATGTCTATCCTCAGTGATGATATTAACCAACTGGAACGCTTTTTGGATGTTGGTGCAAATGACATTATTCAAGTTGCGGTAACTGTCATAATTATCGGTGGTGCTTTCTTTATTTTGGCTCCGAGTGTGGCTTGGATGGCAATGTTACCTATTCCTTTTATTCTTTGGGGAACATTTGCTTATCAAGATGTACTTGCACCCCGCTATGCTAATGTGCGAGAAAAAGTCGGTTTACTAAATTCTCGTTTGGCAAATAATTTAAGCGGTATTACTACTATTAAAAGTTTCACGGCTGAGGATTATGAAATCTCACGTTTAGCTATAGAAAGCGAAGCCTATCGCCGCAGTAATACTAAAGCAATTCAGCTTTCTGCTGCTTATGTTCCCCTGATTCGGATGTTAATTTTAGTGGGATTTACAGCCTTGCTTTACTTTGGTGGCTTAGCAGCAGTTAATGGCCTAATTTCTGTCGGAACTTATAGTGTTTTAGTATTTTTAATTCAGCGATTGTTATGGCCTTTAACTAGATTAGGCGATACTTTTGACCAATATCAACGGGCGATGGCTTCTACAAATCGAGTCATGGATTTGTTGGATACGCCGATTGCGATCCATCCAGGAGATGTAGCTTTACCTGTAGAAAAAGTACGTGGGGAAGTGACATTTAAAAATGTCACTTTTAACTATCAAGATAGGCAAGCAGTTATTAAAAATTTATCATTGACCATTCCCGCTGGTAAAACAATTGCGATTGTTGGTTCGACTGGTTCTGGTAAAAGCACTCTAGTAAAATTATTACTACGCTTCTACGAAGTGCAATCTGGAACAATTACCCTTGATGGCATTGATATCCAAAAGCTGCAATTACGAGACTTACGCCGTTGCATCGGTTTGGTAAGTCAGGATGTCTTTTTATTTCACGGTACCGTAGCCGAAAATATTGCCTACGGGACTTTTAACGCTACAGAAGCAGAAATTATCACGGCAGCGAAAGTAGCTGAAGCTCACGATTTTATTATACGTTTACCCCACGGTTATGAAACAATTGTCGGAGAACGAGGGCAAAAGTTATCTGGTGGACAACGCCAACGGATTGCGATCGCTCGTGCTATTCTCAAAAATCCACCGATTCTTATATTAGACGAAGCCACCTCGGCAGTAGATAATGAAACAGAAGCAGCAATTCAAAGGTCACTAGAACGAATTACCGTTAACAGAACAACAATTGCGATCGCTCACCGTCTTTCCACTATCCGTAATGCTGATCGCATCTACGTCATGGAATACGGACAATTTATTGAGTCTGGAACCCATGAAGAATTGCTAGAACAAAATGGAGTGTATGCTAGTCTCTGGCGTGTACAATCGGGTTTGAAGTAA
- a CDS encoding asparaginase: MTMGKRTQAATLEVRLLREGIIESKHIVQAVVCDERGRVLSVAGNAETATFVRSALKPFQALAVTTTGTLERYDLSDRDLAIITSSHKGTIQQVRQVFNILWRADIDPSALQCPTPEGKRSPLEYNCSGKHAGMLAVCQQCNWSLNNYLQRKHPVQQLIITKIAELLKMPAEEFISAHDDCGAPTYLMQLAQMGYLYALLASRSNLDMERIVRAMTHHPTMVAGDGEFDTELMRLTPGELVSKAGAEGVQCIGRLGEGMGLAIKVIDGAKRAKYAAAIHLLQQMGWISPSVAQALSEKFMNLGKYKRLEVVGELSLL; encoded by the coding sequence ATGACAATGGGAAAACGAACCCAAGCCGCCACATTAGAAGTTAGATTACTGCGCGAAGGCATTATAGAATCAAAGCATATAGTCCAAGCAGTCGTATGCGACGAACGGGGACGGGTGCTGTCGGTTGCTGGCAATGCTGAAACCGCTACCTTTGTCCGTTCTGCCCTCAAGCCATTTCAGGCTCTGGCTGTCACTACCACAGGAACACTAGAACGCTATGATTTGAGCGATCGCGACTTAGCAATCATCACTAGTTCCCATAAAGGCACGATTCAGCAAGTTCGACAAGTATTTAATATTCTCTGGCGGGCTGATATTGACCCCTCAGCATTGCAATGTCCAACTCCTGAAGGCAAGCGTAGCCCCCTAGAATATAACTGCTCAGGGAAACATGCTGGAATGTTAGCCGTATGCCAACAGTGTAATTGGTCTTTAAACAACTACTTGCAGCGTAAACACCCTGTACAGCAGCTGATTATTACCAAAATAGCAGAATTGCTAAAAATGCCAGCTGAAGAATTTATCAGCGCTCATGATGACTGTGGCGCACCCACATATCTCATGCAACTGGCGCAAATGGGGTATTTGTATGCTCTACTAGCTTCTCGCAGCAATTTGGATATGGAGCGGATAGTCCGAGCCATGACTCACCATCCCACGATGGTAGCAGGAGATGGAGAATTTGACACCGAATTGATGCGTTTAACTCCAGGAGAACTGGTAAGTAAAGCTGGTGCTGAAGGAGTGCAGTGTATTGGCAGACTCGGTGAAGGTATGGGACTGGCAATAAAAGTCATAGATGGAGCCAAGCGGGCAAAATATGCTGCTGCCATTCACTTGCTTCAACAGATGGGTTGGATTAGTCCTAGCGTTGCCCAAGCTCTATCAGAAAAGTTCATGAACCTCGGTAAATACAAGCGTTTAGAAGTTGTTGGAGAATTATCACTTTTATAG